In Rhizophagus irregularis chromosome 1, complete sequence, one genomic interval encodes:
- a CDS encoding uncharacterized protein (SECRETED:cutsite_IEA-CE; SECRETED:prob_0.9769); SECRETED:SignalP(1-22), producing MKYFVLVFAILAILFSLSPIEACESTCRKGVASGFATAYTKEIKPFFNAFSNNLIKNLYKNVDLKSITGSTSKANGIKTVINNAVKSAISKFQKDFSGNFSKLIQDSIFVQEPKFKGDCSKPFRINQTKTLPWDPSSCEKMDYICGNPPSICHFLNSEVKPRCVENVKNDLKRKSTDFEKILTNAINDTARKNGIGGNKLKKLVSDCKKNVQTQLKSFINDFNTKFCNNNNCEQYDEAIKKEILSWP from the coding sequence atgaaatactTTGTGCTCGTATTTGCTATTTTGGCAATTTTGTTCTCTTTAAGTCCAATTGAAGCATGTGAAAGTACATGCCGTAAAGGAGTTGCATCAGGATTCGCAACAGCTTATACAAAGGAAATCAAACCATTTTTTAATGCTTTCAGCAATAAtcttataaagaatttatataagaatgtTGATTTGAAAAGTATTACTGGAAGTACCAGTAAAGCTAATGGAATTAAAACTGTTATTAATAATGCTGTTAAATCCGCTATATCAAAATTccaaaaagatttttcaggaaatttttcaaaattaattcaagatTCAATTTTTGTTCAAGAACCTAAATTTAAAGGAGATTGTAGTAAACCTTTTAGAATTAATCAAACTAAAACTTTACCTTGGGATCCAAGTTCTTGTGAAAAAATGGATTATATTTGTGGTAATCCTCCTTCAAtttgtcattttttaaattcagaaGTTAAACCTCGTTGTGttgaaaatgttaaaaatgatttaaaaaggaaatcaactgattttgaaaaaattttaacaaatgcTATTAATGATACAGCTAGAAAAAATGGTATAGgaggaaataaattaaagaaattggttAGTGATTGTAAGAAAAATGTTCAAACtcaattaaaatcttttattaatgattttaatactaaattttgtaataataataattgtgaaCAATATGATGAAGCtattaagaaagaaattttatcatggccataa